The following proteins are encoded in a genomic region of Nicotiana sylvestris chromosome 4, ASM39365v2, whole genome shotgun sequence:
- the LOC138889852 gene encoding uncharacterized protein → MEAAGTSRVTELHELEEFKYLAFESTRLYKERMKRLHDQNIVGRNFKPGDMVLLYNSRLRLFPGKLKSRWSGPFRVVEVFQSGAVDVATENDSRTFRVNGQRLKLYVGSDYGEFEHKCGSFDHSSGSLMPYHAFYMLSMLNSNMLLEASVMCF, encoded by the exons ATGGAAGCTGCGGGCACGTCAAgagtcacagaattgcatgagctcgaggagttcaagtatcttgcttttgagagcacaaggctgtacaaagagagaatgaagaggCTACACGATCAGAACATTGTTGGGCGAAATTTCAAACCTGGGGACATGGTATTGCTATACAACTCAAGACTGAGGTTGTTCCCGGGTAAGCtgaagtcacgatggtctggaccatttcgagtaGTTGAAGTTTTCCAGTCAGGAGCGGTTGACGTTGCCACTGAGAATGACTCtcgtacatttagagtcaatggtcagAGATTGAAGTTGTATGTGG GATCCGATTATGGTGAGTTTGAGCATAAATGTGGAAGCTTTGACCATTCAAGTGGATCGCTTATGCCTTATCATGCATTTTATATGCTTTCTATGTTGAATTCTAATATGTTACTTGAAGCCTCTGTTATGTGCTTTTGA